CGCATTTCCGGGATGTCCTCGGTGTCGCCGCTGATATAGATGCGTTTGCCGCCGAGCGTGATCACATAGCCGTTGCCGCGGCCTTTGGTGTGAAACTTCAGCCGGTCCGCCGTCAGATTATACATCGGCACGGCCTCGATGTTGACTCCGATCACTGTTTTCGTCTCGCCGTTCGCCAGCACGGTCGTTTGTTTGCGCAATTTCTCTGCTAACTTCTCCGTCACCGCGGCCGGCGCAATGAGAGCCGCCTTGTCCGTTGCCACGGCTTCGAGCGTTCCGTTGTCGTGATGGTCGCCGTGGATGTCGGTGACCAGGATCAGGTCCGGCTTGGGCAGTCCGTCGAACCGCTTCGGTCCGCCCACGGGATCGACGTAGATGGTCTTCCCGTTCCAACCTGTGACGAACGTTGCGTGGTTGATCGGATGGATGACCAGGTCGCCATCGCCGGTGGCGATCTTGTCGCCATCGAGGTTGTTCGCGGCGGCCTGCGTGGCTGTCGCCAGCCAGACAGCAGCGCTGGCAATCGCTGGCGCAACGAGGACATTTCTGACCCAACGAATTCTCATTGATCGCATAACGGACCTTTCTCTGTCGGAGTTGAGTTGAACCGTCATTTTGCTTCGGCTCGCTATTCGAGCGGCTCCAGAATCATCCGCTCGCGCGAGTAATCGAAGATGACTTTGAACCTTCTCAATACCTGCATGCCGATGTGCCCGGCGAGGCCTTCATCCACCGGCGAACCTTCCAGGAAAAAATTGGCCAGTGGCTTCTCCACCACCTGGCCGCCCAAACGGAACTTCGGCACGCGGCCAATCCTGGTCCTTGCATCGCCGCCCAGGCCGCGCCTACCGCTTTCCTCCGTCCGGCCAGTAGACTCGACCAGATGATGGGCGTTGACGAAATCGCTGCCAATGCACAGCCCGCCG
Above is a window of Candidatus Angelobacter sp. DNA encoding:
- a CDS encoding MBL fold metallo-hydrolase gives rise to the protein MRSMRIRWVRNVLVAPAIASAAVWLATATQAAANNLDGDKIATGDGDLVIHPINHATFVTGWNGKTIYVDPVGGPKRFDGLPKPDLILVTDIHGDHHDNGTLEAVATDKAALIAPAAVTEKLAEKLRKQTTVLANGETKTVIGVNIEAVPMYNLTADRLKFHTKGRGNGYVITLGGKRIYISGDTEDIPEMRALKNIDVAFVCMNLPYTMTVEQAASAVRAFKPKIVYPYHYRGSDTEEFKQLVGSDSGVEVRLRDWYK